One stretch of Paenibacillus sp. FSL R5-0341 DNA includes these proteins:
- a CDS encoding carbohydrate ABC transporter permease: MRSRTRINWLVMLLVVLGTLFILFPLYMTVTIALKNPEQMAQSVFAIPTTLHWENFARAIDMTNFFQSFRNSAIVTASTVLLTLLSNSMVAYAIARNMEKRKFFKGLYYYFVSAMFIPFPIIMLPIVKLTASLEMTNLVGLILLHTVYGLAFNVFVYVGYIRSIPVALEEAAFVDGATTWGTFWKIIFPLMAPISATVGILTCLSTYNDFLLPLIIISDPGQYTLPLVQYVFQGQFNTEFNLAFASYLLALLPMIITYLFAQKWIINGVTQGSVK, encoded by the coding sequence ATGAGAAGCCGTACACGAATCAATTGGCTCGTTATGCTACTCGTTGTACTGGGTACCCTGTTTATCCTGTTCCCATTGTATATGACCGTTACGATTGCTTTGAAAAATCCGGAGCAGATGGCCCAATCGGTCTTTGCCATTCCAACAACGCTTCACTGGGAGAATTTCGCGAGGGCTATCGACATGACGAATTTCTTCCAATCCTTCCGTAACAGTGCAATTGTGACCGCATCCACCGTGCTTTTGACGTTGCTCAGTAACTCGATGGTGGCCTATGCCATTGCGCGAAATATGGAGAAACGCAAGTTTTTCAAAGGACTCTATTATTACTTTGTCAGCGCCATGTTCATTCCGTTCCCGATCATCATGCTGCCGATCGTTAAGCTGACCGCATCGCTGGAGATGACGAATCTGGTAGGTCTCATCCTGTTGCACACGGTCTATGGTCTGGCATTTAACGTATTTGTGTACGTTGGATACATCCGGTCCATTCCGGTGGCGCTGGAGGAAGCGGCATTTGTGGATGGGGCGACAACTTGGGGCACGTTCTGGAAAATCATTTTCCCGCTCATGGCACCGATCAGTGCCACGGTTGGTATCCTGACCTGCCTATCGACGTACAACGACTTCTTGCTGCCACTCATTATTATCAGTGATCCGGGACAGTACACGCTGCCGCTGGTACAGTATGTATTCCAAGGACAGTTCAATACTGAGTTTAACCTTGCATTTGCATCCTACCTGCTCGCGTTGCTGCCAATGATTATCACCTACCTGTTTGCACAGAAGTGGATTATCAACGGGGTTACGCAAGGGTCTGTGAAATAA